One part of the Paracoccus sp. MBLB3053 genome encodes these proteins:
- a CDS encoding ABC transporter permease yields MSDPRNPVLTDEAGRDVAAPGVDAVMTDIQDAPDTPPRSQWRDVWRQFRNHRGAMIALVLFSSILIFVLLGPRLWTIDPTYVDIRARNQGFSWAHPLGTDQLGRDMLARLMAGGRVSLAVGLTAMSIALTLGSLIGILSGYFRALDAPLMRLTELFLALPLLPLLLLMVTLFREPLSKALGPAGGIFLLIVSAIGVTSWMQTARIVRGEVLGLKEREFILAARSIGTPAPRMILRHVLPNVLSPIMVAATLGIATAIITESALSFLGLGFPPDFPTWGRLLFDAVDQMQQFPWRVILPGLCISLTVLSVNYIGDGLRDAMDPRSRGR; encoded by the coding sequence ATGAGTGATCCGCGCAATCCCGTCCTGACAGACGAAGCTGGCAGAGATGTCGCCGCCCCGGGAGTCGACGCGGTCATGACCGACATTCAGGATGCGCCCGATACCCCGCCGCGCAGCCAATGGCGCGATGTGTGGCGACAGTTCCGCAACCATCGCGGCGCTATGATCGCGCTCGTGCTCTTCTCCTCGATCCTGATCTTCGTCCTGCTTGGCCCGCGGCTCTGGACGATCGATCCCACCTATGTCGACATTCGTGCCCGCAATCAGGGATTCTCGTGGGCGCACCCTCTGGGCACTGACCAGCTTGGTCGCGACATGCTTGCCAGACTGATGGCGGGCGGCCGGGTTTCGCTGGCGGTCGGGCTGACGGCCATGTCCATCGCCCTCACGCTCGGGAGCCTGATCGGCATCCTGTCGGGTTATTTCCGCGCCCTTGACGCGCCGCTGATGCGCCTGACCGAGCTATTCCTTGCTCTGCCCCTGCTGCCCTTGCTGCTCTTGATGGTGACGCTGTTTCGCGAACCCCTCAGCAAGGCGCTGGGTCCGGCTGGCGGAATTTTCCTGCTGATCGTTTCGGCCATCGGGGTCACCTCATGGATGCAGACTGCCCGCATCGTGCGAGGTGAAGTGCTTGGCCTGAAAGAGCGTGAATTCATTCTGGCGGCCAGATCGATCGGCACCCCCGCCCCAAGGATGATCCTGCGCCATGTCCTGCCAAACGTCCTGTCGCCGATCATGGTCGCGGCCACCCTGGGGATTGCGACCGCGATCATCACCGAAAGCGCGCTCTCCTTCCTTGGCCTCGGCTTCCCGCCGGACTTTCCGACATGGGGTCGTTTGCTCTTTGATGCCGTCGACCAGATGCAGCAGTTCCCGTGGCGCGTGATCCTGCCGGGGCTCTGCATTTCACTGACGGTGCTTTCGGTGAACTATATCGGCGACGGGCTGAGGGACGCGATGGACCCGCGCAGCCGCGGTCGCTAG
- a CDS encoding ABC transporter permease: MLTFALRRLLLAIPTLIFISLVIFLLLEASPGDPLGDVPLTVPPEVKERMREALGLGQAWYVRYVLWLKQFFWVEPLHWIDQLFGTSFSDGMQRVISFQSRSPVFDVIAERVPQTLTVVGMSYLIGVLIAIPIGILSAYRQYSWFDQIGTFISMVGFSLPTFFTGVVLIIIFGIKLQWFPSIYDTTHRVTDWDSFVVQVRQMAMPVTVLSLYNAAQISRFMRASMLDNLRQDYVRTARAKGLSEKVVVLKHVLRNSLIPVVTVIALGLPAVFGGAIITEQVFKVNGLGQLLILAIHANDIPMVMTLTFIFAILIVTFTLIADLLYGILDPRIRYE; the protein is encoded by the coding sequence TTGCTGACCTTTGCACTTCGCCGCTTGTTGCTGGCGATACCTACTCTGATATTCATTTCGCTGGTGATCTTCCTCCTGCTGGAAGCATCCCCCGGCGACCCGTTGGGCGACGTTCCCCTGACCGTCCCGCCCGAGGTCAAGGAACGCATGCGCGAGGCGCTGGGTCTGGGGCAAGCCTGGTATGTCCGCTATGTGCTCTGGCTGAAGCAGTTCTTCTGGGTCGAGCCACTCCACTGGATCGACCAGTTATTCGGCACGTCCTTCAGCGACGGCATGCAGCGCGTGATCAGCTTCCAGTCGCGCAGCCCCGTCTTCGACGTCATCGCCGAGCGCGTGCCGCAAACGCTGACGGTTGTCGGCATGTCCTACCTGATCGGGGTGCTGATCGCGATCCCAATCGGCATTCTGTCGGCCTATCGCCAATACAGTTGGTTCGACCAGATCGGCACCTTCATTTCCATGGTCGGCTTCTCGCTGCCGACCTTTTTCACCGGGGTCGTGCTGATCATCATCTTCGGGATCAAGCTGCAATGGTTCCCCTCGATCTATGACACGACGCATCGCGTCACCGACTGGGACAGTTTCGTCGTGCAGGTGCGTCAGATGGCAATGCCGGTCACGGTGCTGTCGCTTTACAATGCAGCCCAGATCAGCCGGTTCATGCGGGCCTCGATGCTCGACAATCTCAGGCAAGATTACGTCCGCACCGCACGCGCCAAGGGCCTCAGCGAAAAGGTGGTCGTCCTGAAGCATGTGCTGCGCAATTCGCTGATCCCCGTCGTCACTGTCATCGCACTTGGACTGCCCGCAGTCTTCGGTGGCGCGATCATCACCGAGCAGGTCTTCAAGGTGAACGGGCTGGGGCAACTGCTCATCCTGGCGATCCATGCCAATGACATTCCCATGGTAATGACCCTGACCTTCATCTTCGCGATCCTGATCGTGACCTTCACCCTGATTGCCGACCTCCTTTACGGCATTCTCGACCCGAGGATCCGCTATGAGTGA
- a CDS encoding peptide ABC transporter substrate-binding protein, producing MRLKTLMLGATSMALMAPAAFAERGSDGQLNIIMWQAPSTMNIYLSGGTKELIASSAVLEPLAGAMPDGTLYPRLASEIPTLENGGIAEDLKSVTWKLREGVKWSDGSPLTADDVVFTAQYCMDPTGGCAQLAKFEGVEKVEAVDPLTVKISFIAPQPDPYSAFVGAQAPVIQKAQFEACIGEKAPTCTDQNFGPIGTGPFRVTSFKTNDVITFDVNPEYRDAAKPAFSNLTIKGGGDAAAAARSVLETGEFDYAWNTQLAPDVIAGMEAAGKGKVQAAFGSLVERIHVNLSDPSSSLPEGERSTIDNPHPFLTDPAVRKALSMAIDRELLVEIGYGAAGQPTCNYVPAPAAWASDNTECLTQDIEGAKKLLEDAGWTVGGDGIREKDGKKLSLVYQTSVNAVRQDFQALIKQWWQDIGIATELKTIDASVFFGGDAGSPDTFQKFYADVEMFADNFEGGNPAPYLAKFTCDKAPGPGNQWQGENISRFCDPEFDKLIAEMGTTVDPGERGKLGQRLNEMLTKDSNAIIPLVYRGTASAVSNSLANVEINGWDSELWNIADWTRVKQ from the coding sequence ATGAGATTGAAGACCCTGATGCTGGGCGCCACCTCAATGGCGCTTATGGCACCGGCCGCCTTTGCCGAACGCGGCTCGGACGGGCAGTTGAACATCATCATGTGGCAAGCGCCGTCGACGATGAACATCTACCTTTCGGGCGGCACCAAGGAATTGATCGCCAGCAGCGCCGTGCTAGAACCGCTGGCCGGCGCAATGCCCGACGGAACGCTTTATCCACGTCTTGCCAGCGAAATCCCCACTCTGGAGAATGGCGGCATTGCCGAGGATCTGAAATCGGTCACATGGAAACTGCGCGAGGGCGTCAAATGGTCCGACGGATCGCCCCTGACCGCGGATGACGTCGTCTTCACCGCGCAATATTGCATGGACCCCACCGGTGGATGTGCGCAGTTGGCCAAGTTCGAGGGCGTCGAAAAGGTCGAGGCCGTCGATCCGCTGACGGTCAAGATCAGCTTCATCGCCCCGCAGCCCGACCCCTATTCGGCCTTCGTCGGTGCCCAGGCCCCTGTCATTCAGAAGGCCCAGTTCGAAGCCTGCATCGGTGAAAAGGCCCCGACTTGCACCGATCAGAACTTTGGCCCGATCGGCACCGGCCCTTTCAGGGTCACAAGCTTCAAGACCAACGACGTCATCACCTTTGACGTGAACCCCGAATACAGGGATGCAGCCAAGCCCGCCTTCTCGAACCTGACGATCAAGGGCGGCGGCGATGCGGCGGCGGCGGCGCGCTCGGTACTGGAAACCGGCGAATTCGACTATGCATGGAACACCCAGCTTGCGCCCGACGTGATCGCCGGGATGGAGGCCGCGGGCAAGGGCAAGGTCCAGGCGGCATTCGGCAGCCTTGTCGAACGCATCCACGTGAACCTGAGCGACCCCTCGTCCAGCCTGCCAGAGGGCGAGCGTTCGACCATCGACAATCCGCATCCCTTCCTGACCGACCCTGCGGTGCGCAAGGCGCTCTCCATGGCGATCGACCGCGAGCTTTTGGTCGAGATCGGGTACGGCGCGGCCGGCCAGCCGACCTGCAACTACGTCCCGGCCCCCGCGGCCTGGGCCTCCGACAACACCGAATGCCTGACCCAGGACATCGAAGGAGCGAAGAAGCTGCTCGAAGATGCCGGCTGGACCGTCGGTGGAGACGGCATCCGCGAAAAGGACGGCAAGAAGCTGTCGCTGGTCTATCAGACCTCGGTCAACGCGGTCCGCCAGGATTTCCAGGCGCTCATCAAGCAGTGGTGGCAGGATATCGGGATCGCGACGGAACTGAAGACGATCGACGCCTCGGTCTTTTTCGGTGGTGATGCAGGATCGCCCGACACGTTCCAGAAGTTCTACGCCGATGTCGAGATGTTCGCCGACAATTTCGAGGGTGGGAACCCCGCCCCCTATCTTGCCAAGTTCACCTGCGACAAGGCCCCCGGGCCCGGCAACCAATGGCAGGGTGAAAACATCAGCCGATTCTGCGATCCGGAATTCGACAAGCTGATCGCCGAGATGGGCACGACCGTCGATCCGGGCGAACGCGGCAAGCTGGGCCAGCGGCTGAACGAGATGCTGACCAAGGACAGCAATGCGATCATTCCGCTGGTCTATCGCGGCACCGCCTCGGCCGTGTCGAACTCGCTCGCCAATGTCGAGATCAACGGTTGGGACAGCGAGCTTTGGAACATCGCCGACTGGACCCGCGTGAAGCAGTAA
- a CDS encoding ABC transporter ATP-binding protein: MLDADQNSPLVSIRKLRLSFQTNDGPVIGVRQLSFDIAAGECVCVVGESGSGKSVSSLSLMRLVEFGGGEIAKGELLFRRDGGAVDLAQAQPAVMRDIRGNEIAMIFQEPMTALNPVFTVGDQLAEGLVTHRAMSRKEALGRALELLREVRIPEPERRLRQYPHELSGGMRQRVVIAMAMACRPRLLICDEPTTALDVTIQAEILALIDRLKRETGMAVMFITHDMAVVAQMADRVVVMFRGDKVEEGPVEQIFENPQQDYTKALLAAVPRLGEMTGRDAPEPMRLMRAGEIAEPTGPVLAKSAEPLLEVRNLCTRFAVKGGLLRRTVAQVHAVEDVSFTVNAGETLSLVGESGCGKSTTGRSILRLVEPSAGTVHLGGRDILALNPAQLRRARRDMQMIFQDPFASLDPQMKLLSQIEEPMLNFGIGNRSERRDRIEKLFDRVELPRSFMNRYPHEMSGGQRQRIAIARALALNPRLIIADEAVSALDVSVQAQVLNLLMELQRDLGISMLFISHDMAVVERVSHHVGVMYLGRIVEFGTRRQVFENPQHSYTRQLMAAVPVADPRQKKINEDLRFRPIPSPIHPVDHIPVRSVYHEVTPGHQVLVDPVTHQ, translated from the coding sequence ATGCTTGATGCCGACCAGAACTCGCCGCTCGTTTCGATCCGTAAGCTGCGTCTGTCCTTTCAGACCAATGATGGCCCTGTCATCGGCGTTCGGCAGCTGAGTTTCGACATCGCTGCAGGGGAATGTGTCTGCGTGGTCGGCGAATCCGGATCGGGAAAATCCGTCAGTTCGCTTTCGCTGATGAGGCTGGTCGAGTTTGGCGGCGGCGAGATCGCCAAGGGGGAACTGCTGTTTCGTCGCGACGGCGGGGCCGTCGATCTGGCGCAAGCTCAGCCTGCCGTCATGCGTGACATTCGCGGCAATGAGATCGCGATGATCTTTCAGGAACCGATGACCGCGCTGAACCCGGTCTTCACCGTCGGCGACCAGCTTGCAGAAGGTCTGGTCACGCATCGCGCCATGTCGCGCAAGGAAGCGCTCGGGCGGGCGCTGGAGTTGCTGCGCGAGGTGCGCATTCCCGAGCCCGAGCGGCGTCTGAGGCAATATCCGCATGAGCTGTCCGGTGGCATGCGCCAGCGTGTCGTCATCGCCATGGCCATGGCCTGTCGCCCGCGTCTCTTGATCTGCGACGAGCCGACGACCGCGCTGGATGTGACGATCCAGGCCGAAATCCTGGCCTTGATCGACAGGCTGAAACGGGAAACCGGAATGGCCGTCATGTTCATCACCCATGATATGGCCGTGGTGGCGCAGATGGCCGACCGGGTCGTCGTGATGTTCCGGGGCGACAAGGTCGAGGAAGGCCCGGTCGAGCAGATCTTCGAGAACCCGCAGCAGGACTATACCAAGGCGCTGCTGGCCGCCGTGCCCCGGCTGGGCGAGATGACGGGCCGCGACGCGCCCGAGCCGATGCGCCTGATGCGCGCGGGCGAAATCGCCGAGCCGACCGGGCCGGTTCTGGCCAAATCCGCCGAGCCGCTGCTTGAGGTGAGGAACCTCTGCACCCGATTTGCCGTGAAGGGCGGGCTGCTGCGTCGTACGGTCGCGCAGGTGCATGCGGTCGAGGACGTGTCCTTCACTGTCAATGCGGGCGAGACATTGTCGCTGGTCGGCGAATCAGGTTGCGGGAAGTCGACGACGGGTCGTTCGATCCTGCGACTGGTCGAGCCGAGCGCGGGCACGGTTCATCTGGGCGGGCGCGACATTCTTGCGCTGAACCCCGCGCAGCTTCGCCGTGCGCGCCGCGATATGCAGATGATCTTCCAAGACCCCTTCGCCAGCCTCGATCCGCAGATGAAGCTGCTGAGCCAGATCGAAGAGCCGATGCTCAACTTCGGCATCGGCAACCGTTCCGAGCGCAGGGACAGGATCGAAAAGCTGTTCGACCGGGTCGAATTGCCGCGCAGCTTCATGAACCGCTATCCGCATGAAATGTCGGGCGGGCAGCGGCAACGGATCGCGATAGCCCGTGCCTTGGCGCTGAACCCGCGCCTGATCATCGCGGATGAGGCGGTTTCGGCGCTTGATGTCTCGGTCCAGGCACAGGTGCTTAACCTGCTGATGGAACTTCAGCGCGATCTTGGGATCTCGATGTTGTTCATCAGCCATGACATGGCCGTGGTCGAACGCGTCAGCCATCACGTCGGCGTCATGTATCTGGGCCGCATCGTCGAATTCGGGACGCGGCGGCAGGTCTTCGAGAACCCTCAGCACAGCTATACCCGGCAATTGATGGCCGCCGTGCCGGTGGCGGACCCGCGCCAGAAAAAGATAAACGAAGACCTGCGCTTCAGGCCCATTCCGTCGCCCATCCATCCGGTCGATCATATTCCTGTCCGTTCGGTCTATCACGAGGTCACACCCGGGCATCAGGTCCTTGTGGACCCGGTCACGCATCAGTAA
- a CDS encoding NAD(P)/FAD-dependent oxidoreductase, with the protein MKTGGPISRAEAARFPAAPPAQADIVVIGGGIAGVMTALYLAEAGQRVVLCEKGRIAAEQSSRNWGWVRQQGRDPGELPIMIEALRLWQGLDQRLGEAVGLRQTGTTYLANGEADIANFEAWMPHARAHGLDTRLMSRAELDGLLPNAAGWVGALHTSNDARAEPWTAVPAIAGLAANAGATICEDCAVRGIETSAGRVSGVVTEKGRIEAAQVLLAGGAWSSLFAGNAGLWFPQLSVRATVAATVPMVDFHPGNAADSGFAFRRRADGGYTLAPGIGHDFWIGPAAFRNLVSFLPQMRRDLRHTRLSPAAPTGYPDAWRTPRRWRLDEVSPFEMMRVLDPAPNLTRIERLRADFASAFPKLGKPQIMRAWAGMIDVTPDQVPILDESPVPGFFVATGLSGHGFGIGPGIGRVMADLMLGRAPGHDLSRFRYARFSDGSRIELGPSI; encoded by the coding sequence ATGAAAACCGGTGGACCCATTTCGCGCGCCGAAGCGGCGCGCTTTCCCGCAGCCCCGCCTGCCCAGGCGGATATCGTCGTGATCGGGGGCGGCATTGCCGGTGTCATGACTGCCCTTTACCTGGCCGAAGCGGGCCAGCGCGTGGTACTGTGCGAAAAGGGACGCATCGCTGCCGAGCAAAGTTCCCGCAACTGGGGCTGGGTGCGGCAGCAGGGGCGTGATCCGGGCGAGTTGCCGATCATGATCGAGGCTCTGCGCCTGTGGCAAGGTCTGGATCAGCGATTGGGCGAGGCAGTCGGCCTGCGCCAGACCGGCACGACCTATCTGGCGAATGGCGAAGCGGATATTGCGAATTTCGAAGCTTGGATGCCGCATGCCAGGGCGCACGGCCTGGACACGCGCCTGATGAGCCGGGCAGAGCTGGACGGGCTTCTGCCCAATGCGGCCGGCTGGGTCGGGGCCCTGCACACTTCGAATGACGCGCGGGCCGAGCCATGGACCGCCGTTCCCGCCATCGCGGGCCTTGCGGCAAATGCCGGCGCCACCATCTGCGAGGATTGCGCGGTGCGGGGCATCGAAACCTCGGCCGGTCGGGTTTCGGGGGTCGTCACGGAAAAGGGTCGGATCGAAGCGGCTCAGGTTCTTCTGGCAGGCGGCGCCTGGTCGTCGCTTTTCGCGGGCAATGCGGGGCTGTGGTTCCCGCAGCTATCGGTTCGCGCCACAGTGGCGGCGACTGTTCCGATGGTGGATTTCCATCCTGGGAATGCGGCCGATTCGGGCTTTGCATTCCGCCGTCGCGCAGATGGAGGCTATACGCTTGCGCCGGGGATCGGTCACGATTTCTGGATCGGTCCCGCGGCCTTCCGCAACCTCGTGAGCTTCCTTCCGCAGATGCGGCGTGATCTTCGCCACACCCGCCTCAGCCCAGCCGCGCCGACAGGTTATCCCGACGCTTGGCGCACGCCGCGTCGCTGGAGGCTGGACGAGGTGTCGCCCTTCGAGATGATGCGGGTCCTTGACCCGGCGCCGAACCTGACCCGCATCGAAAGATTGCGCGCTGACTTCGCATCCGCATTCCCCAAGCTAGGAAAGCCTCAGATCATGCGCGCCTGGGCAGGAATGATTGACGTGACGCCGGATCAGGTTCCGATCCTTGATGAGAGCCCCGTTCCGGGGTTCTTCGTCGCGACGGGCCTTTCGGGGCATGGATTTGGCATCGGGCCGGGAATCGGGCGGGTGATGGCCGATCTCATGCTTGGCCGCGCCCCGGGGCATGACCTGTCGCGTTTCCGCTATGCCCGTTTTTCGGACGGTTCGAGAATCGAGCTGGGCCCCTCGATCTGA
- a CDS encoding M20 aminoacylase family protein has product MPVKNRFAELLPEITAWRRDFHENPELLYEVHRTAGKVAELLRSFGVDEVTEGVGRTGVVGVIKGRSDSAGRVIGLRADMDALPINEITGLDYASKTPGVMHACGHDGHTAMLLGAARYLAETRNFDGTAVVIFQPAEEGGGGGLAMIEDGLVDRWGIQEFYGMHNMPGYPTGSFAIREGAMMAAADQFDIVVTGKGGHAAKPHETIDTTLVSAQIIVALQSIVSRNIDPLKNAVISVCVVQTDSTAHNVIPQVVKLKGTARSLDADVRDQLEEGITRVAENIALAFGAKAEVDYQRGYPVTMNHPEATIHAAEVARGVAGDVDMDMMPMMGGEDFSYMLNERPGAYIFVGNGDTAMVHHPAYNFDDNAIPAGSSWYAGMVEARMPVLA; this is encoded by the coding sequence ATGCCCGTCAAGAACCGCTTTGCCGAACTTCTGCCCGAGATCACCGCCTGGAGGCGGGATTTCCACGAAAACCCCGAGCTTCTCTACGAAGTCCACCGCACCGCTGGAAAGGTTGCCGAACTGTTGCGCAGCTTCGGTGTGGACGAAGTGACCGAAGGGGTCGGGCGCACCGGGGTCGTTGGCGTCATCAAGGGGCGCAGTGACAGCGCGGGGCGGGTCATTGGCCTGCGTGCCGACATGGATGCGCTGCCGATCAACGAAATCACCGGACTGGACTATGCATCGAAGACGCCGGGCGTCATGCATGCCTGCGGACATGACGGACACACGGCAATGCTTCTCGGTGCGGCCCGGTATCTGGCCGAGACGCGGAATTTCGATGGAACTGCTGTGGTCATTTTCCAACCCGCGGAAGAGGGCGGTGGCGGCGGGCTTGCCATGATCGAGGATGGGCTGGTCGATCGCTGGGGCATCCAGGAATTCTACGGCATGCACAACATGCCGGGCTATCCGACCGGTAGCTTCGCTATTCGCGAAGGGGCGATGATGGCGGCCGCGGACCAGTTCGACATCGTCGTGACCGGCAAGGGCGGACATGCCGCCAAGCCGCATGAGACGATCGATACCACTCTGGTTTCGGCGCAGATCATCGTGGCGCTGCAGTCGATCGTGTCGCGCAATATAGATCCGCTGAAGAATGCCGTGATTTCTGTCTGCGTCGTGCAGACCGATTCGACTGCCCATAACGTCATCCCGCAGGTGGTGAAGCTGAAGGGGACGGCGCGCAGTCTTGATGCGGATGTTCGCGACCAGCTTGAGGAGGGCATAACGCGCGTGGCCGAAAACATCGCCTTGGCCTTCGGGGCAAAGGCCGAGGTGGACTACCAGCGCGGCTATCCGGTCACCATGAACCATCCCGAAGCCACCATTCACGCAGCCGAGGTCGCGCGTGGGGTCGCAGGTGACGTCGACATGGACATGATGCCGATGATGGGCGGCGAGGATTTCAGCTACATGCTGAACGAACGTCCCGGCGCGTATATCTTCGTTGGCAACGGCGACACGGCGATGGTTCACCATCCCGCCTATAATTTCGACGACAATGCCATTCCGGCCGGCTCAAGCTGGTATGCGGGCATGGTCGAAGCCAGGATGCCAGTGTTGGCCTGA